The proteins below are encoded in one region of Streptomyces roseirectus:
- a CDS encoding YihY/virulence factor BrkB family protein, producing the protein MDWLKTLPVVGPWVVRLSATHAWRSYERLDKVKWTRLAAAMTFISFVSLFPLLTLAAAVTAATLSGDQQKRLEDRIADQVPGISGQLDVASLVQNAGTVGLIAGAVLLFTGLGWVGQIRDCLRAVWELPDDDANPVLVKAKDAGVLLGFGGAVLVTFAASTVASWAVGLIADALGLDQHSWGALLLRVVAFAVAVLADFLLLLYVLTLLPGVDPPRHRLLTAALIGALGFELLKLVLSGYLQSVATKSMYGAFGVPVALLLWINLTAKLVLYCAAWTATRGASAGEVEGEGK; encoded by the coding sequence ATGGACTGGCTGAAAACGCTTCCGGTTGTGGGGCCGTGGGTGGTCCGGCTGTCGGCCACGCACGCGTGGCGGTCGTACGAGCGGCTGGACAAGGTGAAGTGGACGCGGCTCGCGGCGGCGATGACGTTCATCAGCTTCGTCTCGCTGTTCCCGCTGCTGACGCTGGCCGCGGCGGTCACGGCGGCCACGCTCAGCGGCGATCAGCAGAAGCGGCTCGAAGACCGCATCGCCGACCAGGTCCCCGGCATCTCCGGACAGCTCGACGTCGCCTCCCTCGTCCAGAACGCCGGGACCGTCGGGCTCATCGCCGGTGCGGTCCTGCTGTTCACCGGGCTCGGCTGGGTCGGCCAGATCCGTGACTGCCTGCGCGCGGTCTGGGAACTTCCCGACGACGACGCCAACCCCGTCCTCGTCAAGGCCAAGGACGCGGGCGTCCTCCTCGGCTTCGGCGGCGCCGTCCTCGTCACCTTCGCGGCCTCCACGGTCGCCTCCTGGGCGGTTGGTCTCATCGCCGACGCCCTCGGTCTCGACCAGCACAGCTGGGGTGCCCTCCTGCTGCGCGTCGTCGCCTTCGCGGTCGCCGTCCTCGCCGACTTCCTGCTCCTCCTCTACGTCCTCACCCTCCTCCCCGGCGTCGACCCACCCCGCCACCGCCTCCTCACCGCCGCCCTCATCGGCGCCCTCGGCTTCGAACTCCTCAAACTCGTCCTCAGCGGCTACCTCCAATCCGTCGCCACCAAATCCATGTACGGCGCCTTCGGCGTCCCCGTCGCCCTCCTCCTCTGGATCAACCTCACAGCGAAGCTGGTGCTGTATTGCGCGGCTTGGACGGCTACGCGGGGGGCGTCGGCGGGGGAGGTCGAGGGGGAGGGGAAGTGA
- a CDS encoding FAD-binding protein: MPAETVSVTGWGRTAPTTARLIRPGTYEEAVAAVRDCGARGGIPRGLGRAYGDAAQNAGGAVLDMTGLDRVHAIDAAEGVVLCDAGVSLHRLMEVLLPLGWFVPVTPGTRYVTVGGAIGADIHGKNHHASGAFARHVPSFELLTADGTVRTVRQGTPLFDATAGGMGLTGVILTARVRLLPVESSLMAVDTERAADLDDLLARLTGGDHRHRYSVAWIDLLARGAATGRAVLTRGDHAPLDALPARARKAPLAFRPARLPTAPSFVPGGLLTRTTVGLFNELWYRRAPRTRAGELQRIPAFFHPLDGVPHWNRVYGRGGFVQYQFVVPHGQEEALRRIVRRVSERRCPSFLAVLKRFGEADPGWLSFPRPGWTLALDVPAALPGLAAFLDELDEEVAGAGGRVYLAKDSRLRPDLLTAMYARVDDFRELRAQLDPRGVFVSDLARRLSL; encoded by the coding sequence ATGCCTGCCGAGACCGTTTCCGTCACCGGATGGGGCCGCACCGCTCCCACCACGGCCCGTCTGATCCGCCCAGGGACGTACGAGGAGGCCGTGGCGGCCGTCCGTGACTGCGGGGCCCGGGGAGGGATCCCGAGGGGCCTGGGGCGGGCGTACGGGGACGCGGCGCAGAACGCGGGCGGCGCCGTCCTGGACATGACCGGCCTGGACCGGGTCCACGCGATCGACGCCGCCGAGGGGGTCGTCCTGTGCGACGCGGGCGTCTCCCTGCACCGCCTGATGGAGGTCCTGCTGCCGCTGGGCTGGTTCGTGCCGGTCACGCCGGGCACCCGGTACGTCACCGTCGGGGGCGCGATCGGCGCCGACATCCACGGCAAGAACCACCACGCGTCCGGCGCCTTCGCCCGCCACGTCCCCTCGTTCGAACTCCTCACCGCCGACGGCACGGTCCGCACCGTCCGCCAGGGCACCCCCCTGTTCGACGCGACCGCCGGCGGCATGGGCCTGACCGGGGTGATCCTCACCGCGCGCGTGCGCCTGCTGCCCGTCGAGTCGTCCCTGATGGCCGTCGACACCGAGCGCGCGGCCGACCTGGACGACCTGCTGGCCCGGCTGACCGGGGGCGACCACCGCCACCGGTACTCGGTCGCCTGGATCGACCTCCTCGCGCGCGGGGCGGCGACGGGCCGCGCGGTCCTCACGCGCGGGGACCACGCCCCGCTGGACGCCCTCCCCGCACGCGCGCGCAAGGCCCCGCTGGCGTTCCGGCCCGCCCGGCTGCCCACCGCCCCCTCCTTCGTCCCCGGCGGCCTGCTCACCCGCACGACCGTCGGCCTCTTCAACGAACTCTGGTACCGGCGGGCCCCTCGCACGCGGGCGGGCGAGTTGCAGCGGATCCCGGCGTTCTTCCATCCGCTGGACGGCGTCCCGCACTGGAACCGGGTCTACGGGCGGGGCGGGTTCGTGCAGTACCAGTTCGTCGTCCCGCACGGGCAGGAGGAGGCGCTGCGGCGGATCGTGCGGCGGGTGTCCGAGCGGCGCTGCCCGTCGTTCCTCGCGGTCCTCAAGCGGTTCGGCGAGGCCGACCCCGGCTGGCTCTCCTTCCCGCGCCCCGGCTGGACCCTCGCCCTGGACGTCCCGGCCGCCCTGCCCGGCCTCGCGGCCTTCCTGGACGAGCTGGACGAGGAGGTCGCCGGCGCGGGCGGGCGCGTGTACCTCGCCAAGGACTCCCGGCTGCGGCCCGACCTCCTCACCGCGATGTACGCGCGCGTGGACGACTTCCGCGAGCTGCGCGCCCAGCTCGACCCACGCGGGGTGTTCGTCTCGGACCTCGCGCGCCGACTCAGCCTCTGA
- a CDS encoding decaprenyl-phosphate phosphoribosyltransferase produces the protein MTAMTAMDEGCDRRLLTAPHARGRALGEGERALGEGGRGGLLAGLLRTARPRQWVKNVLVVAAPAAAGRLLSWHAAGQLALVFGLFTVCAAAVYLVNDARDADADRAHPVKRHRPVAAGQVPVPLAYGLGGVLAASGPALALRLSTPAVAALLAAYVALQLAYCVRLKHVLVVDLAVVSTGFLMRAGAGGLALGIPLSRWFLITTGFGALFMVAAKRYSEAVQMGGDAGATRALLTAYTAGYLRFVWQLAAGAAVLGYCLWALEGDGHAYAGVLPWRQLSVVAFVLAVLRYAVFADRGAAGEPEKVVLGDRALAVIGVVWAVMYGLAVARW, from the coding sequence ATGACCGCTATGACCGCTATGGACGAGGGCTGTGACCGGCGCCTGCTGACCGCGCCCCACGCGCGCGGGCGGGCGCTGGGTGAGGGCGAGCGAGCGCTGGGTGAGGGCGGGCGGGGCGGCCTCCTCGCCGGTCTCCTCAGGACCGCACGGCCCCGGCAGTGGGTCAAGAACGTCCTCGTCGTCGCCGCGCCCGCCGCCGCCGGACGCCTGCTGTCCTGGCACGCGGCCGGTCAACTCGCCCTCGTCTTCGGCCTGTTCACCGTCTGCGCCGCCGCCGTCTACCTCGTCAACGACGCCCGGGACGCCGACGCCGACCGCGCCCACCCCGTCAAACGGCACCGGCCGGTCGCCGCCGGGCAGGTCCCCGTGCCCCTCGCGTACGGCCTGGGCGGCGTTCTGGCGGCCTCGGGGCCCGCGCTGGCGCTCCGGCTGTCCACGCCCGCCGTCGCGGCGCTCCTGGCGGCGTACGTGGCGTTGCAACTCGCGTACTGCGTGCGGCTCAAGCACGTCCTCGTCGTCGACCTGGCCGTCGTCTCCACCGGGTTCCTCATGCGCGCGGGCGCCGGCGGGCTCGCGCTCGGCATCCCGCTGTCGCGCTGGTTCCTCATCACCACCGGGTTCGGGGCGCTGTTCATGGTCGCCGCCAAGCGGTACTCCGAGGCCGTGCAGATGGGCGGCGACGCGGGCGCTACGCGTGCGCTGCTCACCGCGTACACCGCCGGGTACCTGCGGTTCGTCTGGCAACTCGCCGCCGGGGCCGCCGTCCTCGGGTACTGCCTGTGGGCGCTGGAAGGGGACGGCCACGCGTACGCGGGCGTGCTGCCCTGGCGGCAGTTGTCCGTGGTCGCGTTCGTGCTGGCGGTGCTGCGGTACGCCGTCTTCGCGGACCGGGGGGCCGCCGGGGAGCCGGAGAAGGTCGTGCTGGGGGATCGGGCGCTGGCGGTCATCGGGGTGGTGTGGGCGGTGATGTACGGGCTGGCGGTGGCGCGCTGGTGA